One Euphorbia lathyris chromosome 1, ddEupLath1.1, whole genome shotgun sequence DNA segment encodes these proteins:
- the LOC136202380 gene encoding glucan endo-1,3-beta-glucosidase 2 → MMLLKSESVFILFFFMLFAVSVLIAADEEPFIGVNIGTDLSDMPHPTQVVALLKAQQIRHVRLYNADRGMLVALANSGIQVMVSVPNEQLLGIGQSNATAANWVSRNVVAHYPATNITSISVGSEILTALPNAAPVLVNAIKFIHSALVASNLDRQIKVSTALPSSIILDSFPPSQAFFNRSLDPVLVPILNFLQSTASYFMLNVYPYYDYMQSNGVIPLDYALIKPLPPTKEAVDANTLVHYSNVFDAMVDAAYFAMAFLNFTNIPVMVTESGWPSKGDPNEPDATIDNANTYNSNLIKHVLNKTGTPKHPGISVSTYIYELYNEDMKPGTTSEKNWGLFNANGEPVYILHLTGSGLVLANDTTNQTFCTAKDGADPKMLQAALDWACGPGKVDCAALTQGESCYEPDNVIAHATYAFDTYYHQMGKGPGTCDFNGVATISTTNPSHGSCIYAGSSGKINGTLVNITAPSMNSTSSDSPAGNIYRGNLKSLTIIIIVRIVVWLLVVL, encoded by the exons ATGATGCTGTTGAAGAGTGAATCTGTGTTTATActcttcttcttcatgcttTTTGCTGTTTCTGTTCTTATAGCTGCTGATGAAG AACCATTCATTGGTGTTAATATCGGAACAGACCTGTCTGACATGCCCCATCCTACTCAAGTAGTAGCCCTTCTGAAAGCCCAGCAGATCAGGCACGTCCGGCTATACAATGCGGACCGTGGCATGCTAGTTGCGCTTGCTAATTCGGGCATCCAGGTGATGGTCTCTGTCCCCAATGAACAACTACTTGGTATTGGTCAGTCCAATGCTACTGCCGCTAACTGGGTCTCCCGCAATGTAGTAGCTCATTATCCAGCCACCAATATCACTTCCATTTCAGTAGGTTCTGAAATTCTCACTGCCCTTCCCAATGCTGCTCCTGTACTTGTTAATGCTATCAAGTTCATTCACTCTGCCCTTGTGGCATCCAATCTGGATCGTCAAATCAAGGTTTCAACTGCCCTTCCTTCCTCTATCATCCTTGACTCTTTCCCACCTTCACAAGCCTTTTTTAACCGCTCTTTAGACCCTGTCTTGGTTCCCATTCTCAATTTCTTACAGTCCACTGCTTCCTACTTCATGCTCAATGTATACCCTTACTATGATTATATGCAATCCAACGGCGTTATCCCCTTAGATTACGCACTTATCAAGCCTCTTCCTCCCACTAAAGAAGCTGTTGATGCTAATACCCTTGTCCATTATTCCAATGTCTTTGATGCTATGGTTGATGCTGCCTACTTTGCTATGGCTTTCCTAAATTTCACCAACATCCCTGTTATGGTCACTGAATCTGGATGGCCCTCCAAAGGTGATCCTAACGAGCCTGATGCCACTATAGATAATGCCAATACTTATAATAGTAATTTGATCAAgcatgttttgaacaaaaccGGAACACCAAAGCATCCTGGAATTTCAGTCAGCACTTATATCTACGAGCTCTATAATGAGGATATGAAACCAGGAACCACCTCAGAGAAGAACTGGGGACTATTTAATGCAAATGGTGAACCTGTTTACATATTGCACTTGACCGGATCAGGATTGGTGTTGGCAAATGACACCACAAACCAAACTTTCTGTACTGCAAAGGATGGTGCTGATCCCAAAATGCTTCAGGCAGCACTGGATTGGGCATGTGGTCCTGGCAAGGTGGATTGCGCGGCTTTGACGCAAGGAGAATCCTGTTATGAACCGGACAATGTAATTGCACATGCCACATATGCTTTTGATACATACTATCATCAGATGGGGAAGGGTCCAGGAACTTGTGACTTCAATGGTGTGGCTACTATAAGTACTACAAACCCAA GTCATGGGAGCTGTATATATGCAGGAAG TTCTGGGAAAATAAATGGCACCCTTGTGAACATTACAGCTCCATCCATGAATTCTACAAGCTCGGATTCTCCAGCTGGAAATATTTATAGAGGGAACTTGAAGAGCttgacaataataataatagtaagaATAGTTGTGTGGCTGTTGGTGGTGTTGTAA
- the LOC136218408 gene encoding GDSL esterase/lipase At5g37690: protein MAIVLVLLVAAAELAASASGNSLVTYVFGDSLTEVGNNNHLQYSLARSDYPWYGIDFTGAQPTGRFTNGRTIGDIISEKLGISSPPPYLSVQENDEALLKGVNYASGGAGILNETGLYFIQRLSFNDQINYFNITRQVIKSKLGAAAANRHCNKALYLVGIGSNDYVNNFLQPFLADAQQYTHDEFVQLLVSNLDQQFTKLYQLGARKMVFHGLGPLGCIPSQRVKSKTGECLKRVNEWVLEFNSKVHNLISRLNQTLPNANFLFADTYGDIMDLINKPTAYGMKVSNTSCCNVDTSIGGLCLPNSKLCKNRKDYVFWDGFHPTDAANQILAHKFFFILFPSLPNSSSIAPSPSMPIKYMY, encoded by the exons ATGGCAATTGTTCTAGTTTTACTTGTTGCAGCAGCAGAACTAGCTGCTTCTGCTTCTGGCAATTCACTTGTCACTTACGTCTTTGGTGATTCTTTAACTGAAGTTGGAAACAACAATCACCTTCAGTATTCTCTTGCAAGGTCTGATTATCCATGGTATGGCATTGATTTTACCGGCGCTCAGCCCACCGGAAGGTTCACTAATGGCAGGACTATTGGTGATATAATAT CTGAAAAGCTTGGGATCTCATCACCACCACCTTATCTTTCTGTGCAAGAGAATGATGAAGCATTACTAAAAGGAGTGAATTATGCCTCCGGTGGAGCTGGAATTCTTAATGAAACTGGcctttatttt ATTCAAAGACTATCCTTTAATGATCAGATAAATTACTTCAACATTACAAGACAAGTAATCAAGTCAAAACTAGGAGCAGCAGCTGCAAACAGACACTGCAATAAGGCCTTGTACTTGGTTGGAATTG GAAGCAATGATTATGTCAACAATTTCTTGCAGCCATTCTTAGCAGATGCACAACAATACACACATGATGAATTTGTGCAACTCCTAGTCTCTAATTTAGATCAACAATTTACG AAACTATACCAACTGGGTGCAAGGAAGATGGTATTTCATGGGTTAGGTCCATTGGGTTGCATTCCTTCACAGAGAGTAAAATCCAAAACAGGGGAATGCTTGAAAAGAGTTAATGAATGGGTTTTAGAATTCAATTCCAAAGTACACAACCTTATTTCCAGATTAAACCAAACACTCCCAAATGCCAATTTCTTATTTGCAGACACTTATGGAGATATTATGGATTTGATCAACAAACCCACTGCTTATG GTATGAAGGTATCAAACACATCATGCTGCAATGTAGATACAAGCATAGGAGGATTATGCCTGCCCAACTCAAAACTATGCAAAAACAGAAAGGATTATGTTTTCTGGGACGGATTTCATCCTACTGATGCAGCTAATCAAATCCTTGCTCACaagttcttcttcatcctttTCCCTTCTCTCCCCAACTCCTCTTCCATTGCACCATCTCCATCAATGCCCATAAAATACATGTACTAA
- the LOC136202384 gene encoding uncharacterized protein, protein MSVTCGVECVVVLGCLRWAWKRCTYVGSDDSASWASAIPEEFEPIPRICNLILAVYETDVEHPQICSPNLDPKSLIKRVAYEQTLGRAPPYIIYVDHPHKEIVVAIRGLNLIKESDYKLLLDNRLGMQMFDGGYVHHGLFKSALWLLNEENETLRNLWEESGKEYSIVFAGHSLGSGVASLMSVIVVNHRDQLGGIPRDKIRCYALAPARCMSLNLAVKYADVINSIVLQDDFLARTATPLEDIFKSVFCLPCLLFLVCLRDTFIPEGRKLRDPRRLYAPGRMYHIVERKFCRCGRYPPEVRTAIPVDGRFEHIVLSCNATSDHAILWIKRESEKALQVLKEQGSNETITTPPKVQKLERLQTFEKEHKDALQRAATLNIPHVVTNLDTEKEEEPESIPLPKSHPTSARTNWHQLLQQVLQNDAPNQVLN, encoded by the exons ATGTCAGTAACCTGTGGGGTAGAATGCGTGGTGGTTTTAGGCTGCCTGAGATGGGCCTGGAAACGCTGCACTTATGTGGGTTCCGACGATAGTGCTTCTTGGGCATCTGCAATTCCTGAAGAATTCGAACCCATTCCCCGCATCTGCAACCTAATTCTAGCTGTATATGAAACAGATGTGGAACATCCACAAATTTGTTCACCCAATCTTGACCCAAAATCCTTGATCAAACGGGTTGCTTATGAGCAGACCCTCGGGCGAGCGCCGCCTTATATAATCTATGTGGACCACCCACACAAAGAAATTGTGGTTGCAATTCGTGGGTTGAACTTGATTAAGGAAAGTGACTACAAATTGCTGTTGGATAACAGATTGGGGATGCAGATGTTTGATGGAGGTTATGTGCATCATGGGTTGTTTAAGTCTGCTCTCTGGTTGTTAAATGAAGAGAATGAAACATTGAGAAATTTATGGGAGGAGAGTGGGAAGGAGTATAGTATAGTTTTTGCAGGGCATTCATTGGGTTCAGGTGTGGCTTCTTTAATGAGTGTTATTGTTGTTAATCATAGAGATCAATTAGGAGGAATTCCTAGAGACAAGATTAGATGTTATGCTTTGGCTCCAGCTAGATGTATGTCCCTTAACTTGGCTGTTAAGTACGCAGATGTCATTAACTCCATTGTGTTACAG GATGATTTCTTAGCAAGAACAGCGACGCCATTGGAGGATATTTTCAAGTCAGTTTTTTG CTTGCCTTGCTTGTTGTTTTTGGTTTGCTTGAGAGATACCTTCATACCTGAAGGAAGAAAACTTAGAGATCCAAGAAGGCTTTATGCACCTGGACGAATGTATCATATTGTTGAGAGAAAATTTTGCAG ATGTGGGAGATATCCTCCAGAGGTGAGAACGGCTATTCCTGTAGATGGAAGATTTGAACACATAGTCTTATCTTGTAATGCAACATCAGATCATGCAATTCTTTGGATAAAAAGGGAGTCAGAGAAGGCCTTGCAG GTGTTGAAGGAACAAGGGAGTAATGAGACAATTACAACACCTCCAAAAGTACAGAAACTGGAGAGGCTGCAAACTTTTGAAAAAGAACACAAGGATGCTTTACAAAGAGCTGCAACCCTCAACATACCTCATGTTGTAACCAACTTAGATACGGAGAAGGAGGAGGAGCCTGAGTCTATTCCGCTACCTAAATCACATCCTACTTCAGCGAGGACCAACTGGCATCAACTGCTTCAACAGGTGCTACAGAATGATGCTCCAAACCAAGTTTTAAACTAA
- the LOC136202392 gene encoding THO complex subunit 4D-like: protein MATSVDMSLDDIIKKSRERGRGRGRARRGRGLAGSFNGGRMPGAVRKGPLSVNPRPSQYKIAKPPRRIRNLPWQHDLLEDSIRAAGITGVEVGTKIYVSNLDYGVSNEDIRELFSEVGDLKRYAVHYDKTGRSSGSAEVVYTRRSDAFAALKKYNNVLLDGKPMKLEVVGATAEVPLSARVNVTGVNGRRKRTVVMTPGQGRGRGSATNNRGSGPSRRGGLRNGGGLRNEGGRGRGRGGRGRGGGRGKKQPVEKSADELDKELENYHAEAMQT, encoded by the exons ATGGCGACATCTGTGGATATGTCTCTTGATGACATAATAAAAAAGAGCAGAGAGAGAGGTAGAGGCCGTGGTAGGGCCCGTCGAGGACGTGGCTTAGCTGGGTCTTTCAATGGTGGAAGAATGCCAGGAGCTGTGCGTAAAGGTCCTCTCTCAGTGAATCCTCGGCCATCACAATACAAAATAGCCAAG CCTCCTCGCAGAATCAGGAATTTGCCTTGGCAGCATGATTTGCTTGAAGATAGTATTAGAGCTGCTGGGATCACTGGAGTAGAAGTTGGTACCAAGATATATGTTTCTAACTTGGATTATGGAGTATCCAATGAAGATATAAGG GAGCTCTTCTCTGAGGTGGGGGATCTGAAACGATATGCTGTTCACTATGATAAAACTGGCCGCTCTAGT GGCTCAGCTGAAGTAGTTTATACAAGAAGAAGTGATGCATTTGCGGCTCTCAAAAAATATAACAATGTTTTATTAGATGGAAAACCCATGAAGCTAGAAGTTGTGGGTGCCACTGCAGAAGTGCCTCTCTCAGCTCGAGTTAATGTAACTGGAGTAAATGGAAGGAGGAAGAGGACAGTAGTTATGAC ACCTGGGCAAGGTCGTGGAAGAGGCTCGGCTACTAATAATCGAGGATCTGG TCCAAGCCGTCGTGGGGGTCTGAGAAACGGTGGAGGTTTGAGAAATGAAGGAGGGCGAGGCCGTGGGCGAGGAGGCCGTGGGCGAGGAGGGGGCCGAGGGAAGAAACAGCCGGTTGAGAAGTCAGCAGATGAGCTAGACAAGGAATTAgagaattaccatgctgaagcAATGCAAACCTAA